The following proteins are co-located in the Armatimonadota bacterium genome:
- a CDS encoding winged helix-turn-helix transcriptional regulator, with amino-acid sequence MAETEKSASSWTFLTNYSHVLVCLLKDPNLTIREMAFKIGITERMVSLLVSDLEKGGIITRERIGRRNSYKINLDAQLRHPLEQGHTVGDLLCSIAREPARKM; translated from the coding sequence ATGGCCGAAACAGAAAAATCAGCTTCCTCTTGGACGTTTTTGACTAATTATTCCCATGTCCTCGTTTGTTTGCTAAAAGACCCGAATCTCACCATCCGCGAGATGGCATTTAAGATTGGGATTACTGAGCGAATGGTCAGTTTGTTAGTCAGCGACCTCGAAAAAGGCGGCATCATCACGCGCGAGAGAATCGGTAGGCGCAACAGCTACAAAATAAATCTCGATGCGCAGCTCAGGCATCCGCTTGAGCAAGGGCATACCGTTGGTGATTTGCTATGCTCGATTGCTCGTGAGCCCGCCAGAAAAATGTAA
- a CDS encoding YceI family protein has protein sequence MKKIAIAGIIIASAAMANAELMAFKVVGDKLQYRNSATVESVTEFETFTGRTTGVSGNLKFDPIKKTGSGKIVIDLKSIDTGIPARNDHMNGEMWLNTGKFPTTTFETTKVKFVKGETYSVTGKFTLHGVTKTIVTPVTVKYRAASAQVKAAGFEGNVVQFSTKFKVKLSDYGVMIPAMAKGKVAETVNIAVSAYASTK, from the coding sequence ATGAAAAAAATTGCAATTGCAGGAATCATCATTGCTTCGGCCGCTATGGCCAACGCAGAGTTAATGGCGTTTAAAGTCGTCGGCGACAAGCTTCAATATCGAAACAGCGCGACAGTTGAGAGCGTGACCGAATTCGAAACTTTCACAGGTAGAACCACCGGCGTCTCTGGAAACCTGAAATTTGATCCAATCAAGAAGACTGGCAGCGGCAAGATCGTGATCGATCTAAAGTCGATCGATACCGGCATTCCAGCACGAAACGATCATATGAATGGCGAAATGTGGCTGAATACCGGCAAGTTCCCCACCACTACCTTCGAAACAACCAAGGTCAAGTTCGTAAAGGGAGAAACTTACTCGGTGACAGGCAAATTCACTCTGCACGGCGTTACAAAGACCATCGTCACCCCGGTGACCGTGAAGTATCGAGCCGCAAGCGCACAAGTGAAGGCTGCCGGATTCGAAGGCAACGTCGTTCAGTTCAGCACCAAGTTCAAAGTCAAGTTGAGCGATTACGGCGTGATGATCCCTGCGATGGCCAAGGGCAAGGTCGCTGAAACCGTCAACATCGCAGTCAGCGCTTACGCTTCCACGAAGTAA
- a CDS encoding Crp/Fnr family transcriptional regulator codes for MTHHRERPTAISIIRKSTLFGGIPDSDMDLLAQWGQTHQFVRGETIWLDGTAASFICVIGTGFVKMVKSTGTGHEITHEIMGPGQTFGFLGAIDGTGCPLIARAVTDCWVIKIPKTSIMPIYERTVALKDHVIRRTTIRLRKAHELVARLSTGNVESRIISILLMLAESYGEEKTGGEIELNVPLTRQDIAEMAGTTVESTIRVMSKWKKDGLVTSSAKLITIHDVDLLSARVAPI; via the coding sequence GTGACGCACCATCGAGAACGACCCACAGCGATAAGCATCATCCGCAAGAGCACTTTGTTTGGCGGCATCCCGGATTCAGACATGGATCTGTTGGCGCAGTGGGGCCAAACCCACCAGTTTGTTCGTGGGGAGACCATTTGGCTAGATGGAACTGCAGCCAGCTTCATCTGCGTGATCGGCACCGGGTTTGTGAAGATGGTCAAATCAACAGGGACCGGCCATGAAATCACACACGAGATCATGGGGCCCGGGCAAACGTTTGGCTTCCTCGGCGCAATCGACGGCACGGGGTGTCCTCTCATCGCCCGTGCTGTGACAGATTGTTGGGTGATCAAGATTCCAAAGACTTCGATCATGCCGATTTATGAGCGGACGGTTGCGCTTAAGGATCATGTCATCCGCCGAACGACGATCCGATTGCGGAAGGCGCATGAACTGGTCGCTCGGCTTTCGACCGGAAACGTGGAATCCCGCATCATCTCGATACTCCTGATGCTGGCGGAGAGCTATGGGGAAGAGAAGACTGGCGGTGAGATCGAATTGAATGTCCCGCTGACCCGCCAAGATATCGCCGAGATGGCCGGGACGACGGTGGAATCCACGATCAGAGTCATGAGCAAGTGGAAAAAGGATGGATTGGTGACGTCCAGCGCCAAATTAATCACGATCCATGACGTCGATCTCCTCTCGGCCCGAGTCGCTCCGATTTAG
- a CDS encoding S8 family serine peptidase translates to MLTDLLLSMNAKLLPLEAYRHPTHLIVEDRAVAFAQELGGKVERRFDEIGYTVLDFSPDELVTALESLRSKFSDSAASFDLARHPAYTPNDPLVANSWHLTTTKTNLAWDLSFGSNLTVAVIDTGVNTAHPDLAANVWINPGEIAGNGIDDDSNGYVDDINGFDFAYGDPIPNDVVGHGTNCAGIIAGVQGNNIGVSGIAPRVKVMGLKASNDSGYFYASANIGAYLYATKMGAKIFSMSFYGDGILPSEHAAMKYAVAKGVLPIAAAGNEHTIYPFYPGAYEEVIAVAALNATPAKAGFSNFGTWVDVSAPGVSIPSPTKDGNYNTNFSGTSAACPVFAGVAALVWGMNPSLKAKQVRAILEDTGVAMSQSPFGEYTNYGRVDAQAAAKVALNQITKPERSAVVRCASPYPMRQNPSLDRSKPGILIRGRGFDSPHSVKVTQSGKSLRILRRTRDTIEVDTAAYNARVALQVWVDNQLVSTLPAKTQKVKQAYPLIEAAGDVGAVSGGFLEALNPDNSFIQASFSNTDLNLHATFNQVGSAEKMVLHLRLKYEGTGTGTETISFYNWSTASYPYGAFRVLNQRPVTAGAYQDLYIPVKRTDLLIDPESTAYLQITGTWSVAGAVMKIDVCELLED, encoded by the coding sequence GTGCTGACCGACCTTTTGCTTTCGATGAACGCGAAATTGCTCCCCTTGGAGGCCTATCGGCACCCCACCCATCTGATCGTCGAAGATCGAGCAGTCGCCTTTGCACAAGAGCTTGGTGGCAAAGTCGAGCGTAGATTCGACGAAATCGGTTACACCGTCCTGGATTTCTCACCAGACGAGTTGGTGACCGCATTAGAGAGTTTGCGCTCGAAGTTCTCGGATTCCGCGGCATCGTTCGACCTTGCTCGTCACCCTGCTTACACTCCGAACGATCCACTGGTCGCTAACAGTTGGCACTTGACCACCACAAAGACTAACCTCGCTTGGGACCTCAGTTTCGGGAGCAATCTGACCGTCGCCGTGATCGACACCGGTGTGAACACTGCTCACCCCGATCTCGCTGCAAACGTGTGGATCAATCCAGGTGAGATCGCAGGAAACGGTATTGATGATGATTCCAACGGATATGTCGACGATATCAACGGCTTCGACTTTGCGTACGGCGATCCGATTCCCAACGATGTCGTGGGCCACGGAACGAATTGCGCGGGAATCATCGCGGGAGTTCAAGGCAACAATATCGGCGTTTCTGGAATAGCGCCTAGGGTCAAGGTCATGGGCCTAAAGGCATCCAATGACAGCGGCTATTTTTACGCTTCTGCCAACATCGGCGCATACCTATACGCGACAAAAATGGGCGCAAAGATCTTTTCCATGAGCTTCTATGGAGACGGAATCTTGCCTAGCGAGCATGCGGCGATGAAGTACGCCGTGGCTAAGGGTGTGCTCCCCATCGCGGCAGCCGGCAACGAGCACACGATCTATCCGTTTTATCCCGGTGCGTACGAAGAAGTGATTGCCGTTGCCGCGCTGAATGCGACACCCGCAAAAGCCGGTTTCAGCAATTTCGGTACGTGGGTGGACGTCTCTGCACCTGGAGTCAGCATCCCATCCCCAACGAAGGACGGCAACTACAACACCAATTTTAGCGGTACCAGCGCGGCTTGCCCGGTTTTTGCAGGAGTTGCCGCGCTTGTTTGGGGAATGAACCCAAGCCTAAAGGCAAAGCAAGTTCGAGCAATCCTAGAGGACACCGGGGTCGCCATGTCCCAATCCCCGTTTGGCGAATACACAAACTACGGCAGGGTCGATGCACAAGCCGCTGCAAAGGTTGCTCTGAACCAGATCACCAAGCCAGAGCGAAGTGCAGTTGTGCGGTGCGCATCACCGTATCCGATGAGACAGAATCCCTCATTGGATCGGTCGAAACCTGGCATTTTGATTCGCGGTCGAGGATTCGATTCCCCACATTCGGTGAAGGTCACCCAAAGTGGAAAATCTCTGCGAATCTTGCGGCGCACCCGCGACACAATCGAAGTCGATACCGCTGCCTACAATGCGCGGGTCGCCCTTCAAGTCTGGGTGGACAACCAACTAGTGAGCACTCTGCCCGCAAAGACTCAGAAGGTGAAGCAGGCCTACCCATTGATCGAAGCTGCGGGCGATGTTGGGGCAGTTTCGGGAGGATTTCTTGAGGCTCTGAATCCCGATAATTCATTCATCCAGGCGAGTTTCTCGAACACTGATTTGAACTTGCATGCGACTTTCAATCAGGTCGGCAGCGCAGAAAAGATGGTCTTGCATCTTCGGCTCAAGTACGAAGGCACCGGTACTGGAACCGAGACAATCAGCTTTTACAATTGGTCGACAGCGTCCTATCCCTACGGGGCATTTAGAGTGTTGAACCAGCGACCGGTCACTGCTGGCGCATACCAAGATCTTTACATTCCGGTCAAGCGGACTGATTTGCTCATCGACCCGGAATCCACGGCTTACTTACAAATTACGGGCACATGGTCCGTAGCTGGTGCAGTGATGAAGATCGATGTCTGCGAGTTGCTGGAAGACTAA
- a CDS encoding FecR domain-containing protein, with translation MARSIAMVSALVSALVGLTANLDIPYVIQNGGIKIDGRPSAEAIGTHISLSPNNTVENTDPVPATVVIDATSQVLMFDNTRLIYTGKNGEDTKDNEIFELLNGAIVYTAAPVDIRTPTASTPRRRRVVRTPNRSTIAIGTAFFMKNEVRNFRLSVTSGGVEFVHRTDANKTLTLKQGDFVKGKDDDDVTANGVR, from the coding sequence ATGGCAAGGTCAATTGCTATGGTGAGTGCACTCGTTTCGGCATTGGTGGGATTAACAGCGAACCTGGATATTCCGTACGTGATTCAAAATGGCGGAATCAAGATCGATGGGAGACCTTCAGCCGAAGCCATCGGGACGCACATTTCGCTATCGCCTAACAACACCGTCGAGAACACTGACCCGGTCCCAGCCACTGTGGTCATTGACGCGACTTCTCAAGTCCTGATGTTCGACAATACTAGATTGATCTACACCGGAAAAAACGGTGAAGACACCAAGGACAATGAGATCTTCGAGTTGTTGAACGGCGCAATCGTCTACACAGCGGCGCCAGTGGATATCAGAACTCCTACCGCATCCACTCCGCGTCGTCGCCGGGTCGTACGCACACCAAACCGGTCTACGATTGCCATCGGAACCGCGTTCTTCATGAAGAATGAGGTTCGCAATTTCCGACTTTCGGTCACCTCAGGCGGTGTCGAGTTTGTCCACCGAACGGACGCGAACAAGACCTTGACTCTGAAGCAAGGCGATTTTGTTAAAGGGAAAGATGACGACGACGTAACCGCAAACGGAGTGAGATGA
- a CDS encoding CHASE2 domain-containing protein, which translates to MIGLRLVRIGLPLIFAVAGVWISEIVLDRSVELNELDVKASNFLLSKVAPIPVDDRIILVKVDADSVLELGGAQPESMLSRTLYREYFQRLAKTKVLVSLSDIGFASDSKEDAGFGDGIDDRFCFVKVEVPLETEGEISDDGFAYDFKICSALSSKPATFGHALSFAPDGVVQSVLAQAYDNSSGNWLFHTALLAAWKAEGLDVDGAKIAGTQLVCGDWKRELGGNNDFFNQYPGSLSEFNSIPFSKALGKLRQGTQEFDGKIMVLVDSRPGKDEHTTSQFGRTAGYNITASVLNSALSPASKTIRWASAAQEYAYSLALGLLGVVVFGVMPRRSVGLALGLIVPLILSWVIPLAVAGSTRVILPMVQPVLTVGAVVFGCLLTLALRSKPIDTRVPGMNIPATVLFSDIEDSTGLVQQIGAQRYQEIYGAWVRQCGAIIAKRGGELERTTGDGFVATFAGSANLTVERAILAVEEMTLELQSVSKRYEIPLNSSFGMSAGEISGGYVFEAGIETWSSSGATVNRAKRIQTLAGQLGVNLLADASVIPVIPKSFGATAQGSHDLKGFEEPVELFSISAKS; encoded by the coding sequence ATGATTGGATTGCGGCTCGTCCGCATTGGTCTTCCACTGATTTTCGCTGTTGCCGGCGTTTGGATCAGTGAAATTGTGCTTGATCGAAGCGTCGAGCTGAACGAGCTCGACGTGAAGGCGTCCAATTTTCTCCTCAGCAAAGTCGCGCCGATTCCAGTGGATGACCGCATTATTTTGGTGAAGGTCGACGCGGATTCTGTTCTCGAATTAGGTGGCGCCCAACCCGAATCTATGCTGAGTCGAACGTTGTACCGCGAGTACTTTCAACGCTTGGCCAAGACCAAAGTTCTGGTGTCTCTTTCTGATATCGGCTTCGCGAGCGACTCCAAGGAAGACGCGGGTTTTGGCGACGGCATCGATGATCGATTTTGCTTCGTGAAAGTCGAAGTTCCGCTTGAGACCGAAGGTGAAATCTCGGACGATGGGTTTGCCTACGATTTCAAGATTTGCTCTGCACTGAGTTCCAAGCCTGCAACCTTCGGTCATGCGCTCAGTTTCGCGCCGGATGGAGTAGTTCAATCGGTGCTGGCTCAAGCCTATGACAATTCGAGCGGAAATTGGCTCTTCCACACAGCACTACTTGCCGCGTGGAAGGCTGAGGGGCTAGATGTCGATGGCGCAAAGATCGCCGGCACCCAACTGGTTTGCGGAGACTGGAAGCGCGAACTCGGTGGAAACAACGACTTTTTCAACCAATATCCTGGCTCACTGTCTGAATTCAATTCGATCCCTTTCAGCAAAGCGCTGGGAAAGTTGCGGCAAGGCACCCAAGAATTTGATGGCAAGATCATGGTTCTGGTCGACTCTCGGCCTGGAAAAGATGAGCACACTACGAGTCAATTTGGCCGGACTGCCGGATACAACATCACGGCGTCAGTGTTAAATTCAGCCTTATCGCCAGCCTCAAAGACCATCCGCTGGGCATCGGCGGCACAAGAATACGCCTATAGCCTAGCGCTCGGATTACTTGGTGTGGTTGTGTTCGGCGTGATGCCTCGGCGATCGGTCGGGCTTGCGCTTGGTCTGATCGTGCCGCTGATTCTAAGCTGGGTCATCCCCCTTGCTGTTGCGGGCTCGACGCGAGTGATTCTGCCGATGGTGCAACCGGTGTTGACGGTAGGCGCGGTCGTTTTTGGATGTTTGTTGACGCTCGCGCTCCGCTCGAAGCCGATCGACACCAGAGTTCCTGGGATGAACATTCCCGCCACCGTGTTGTTTTCCGACATTGAGGACTCGACTGGCTTGGTACAACAGATCGGCGCGCAACGCTACCAAGAAATTTATGGCGCGTGGGTCCGTCAATGTGGCGCGATTATCGCCAAGCGTGGTGGGGAATTGGAGCGTACTACCGGCGATGGTTTTGTCGCGACATTCGCAGGCTCTGCAAATCTCACGGTGGAACGCGCCATTCTTGCCGTCGAAGAAATGACCCTTGAGCTCCAATCGGTGAGCAAAAGATATGAGATTCCGCTCAATTCTAGCTTTGGGATGAGCGCTGGAGAAATATCAGGAGGCTACGTCTTTGAGGCCGGAATCGAGACTTGGAGCAGCTCTGGCGCGACTGTGAACCGCGCCAAGAGAATCCAAACTCTCGCGGGACAGCTCGGGGTCAACTTGCTCGCGGACGCATCAGTGATCCCAGTCATTCCGAAATCATTCGGTGCGACCGCCCAAGGCTCACACGACCTCAAGGGGTTCGAGGAACCCGTCGAGCTTTTTTCAATATCCGCGAAGAGCTAG
- a CDS encoding amidohydrolase, whose protein sequence is MTLAEVVEIRHQLHSNPQIRFEEVFASELIQKTLTSLGVQFKAGLAKGTGVLGYLPATANPESATTIALRADIDALPIHEETGKPYASRIPGRMHACGHDGHTAILLGVAAELAAMSHRPNNVLLLFQPAEEGGAGGKFMVEDGCLNGKIFGKKADFVFGLHGWSSVKLGHVATRVGALMASTDEFIIELVGQGGHAAAPQTTRDPVVAIASLITTLQQISSRNTDPFDNIVVTVGQVHGGTANNIIPMSAMIHGTIRTMSAETRELAKKRLRQVAEGVAQAHDVTAKIEINEGYPVVINAQEAVDRFMKTATNVLGPEWVSDQAVPTMGGEDFAYYGDECPACFYQLGLIPDGQDSYPNVHTPTFDFNDDAIAVGIKVMVGLATS, encoded by the coding sequence ATGACCCTCGCCGAAGTGGTGGAAATCCGCCATCAGCTCCACTCCAATCCTCAGATCAGATTTGAGGAAGTCTTTGCTTCTGAGTTGATTCAAAAGACCTTGACCAGCCTCGGAGTCCAGTTCAAAGCGGGCTTGGCGAAAGGCACTGGGGTGCTCGGATACCTTCCGGCGACAGCGAATCCAGAGTCTGCGACGACAATCGCCCTCCGGGCAGATATCGACGCACTACCGATTCACGAAGAAACCGGTAAGCCATACGCAAGTAGGATTCCCGGGCGGATGCACGCTTGCGGCCACGATGGTCACACCGCAATTTTGCTGGGTGTCGCCGCTGAACTTGCCGCAATGTCCCATCGACCAAACAACGTCTTACTGCTCTTCCAACCCGCTGAAGAGGGTGGTGCAGGCGGAAAATTCATGGTCGAAGACGGATGTCTCAACGGCAAGATCTTTGGGAAGAAGGCCGATTTCGTGTTTGGGCTCCATGGCTGGAGCTCGGTCAAGTTGGGGCATGTCGCTACCCGAGTTGGGGCTTTGATGGCTTCGACGGATGAGTTCATTATTGAACTGGTCGGGCAAGGAGGGCACGCCGCCGCACCACAAACGACACGCGATCCAGTGGTCGCCATCGCCTCTCTCATCACGACGCTGCAACAGATTTCTTCTCGAAACACGGACCCGTTCGACAACATCGTTGTCACCGTCGGTCAGGTCCATGGCGGCACGGCGAATAACATCATCCCGATGTCCGCCATGATCCACGGCACGATCCGTACCATGAGCGCTGAGACTCGCGAGCTCGCCAAGAAGCGACTACGTCAGGTCGCGGAGGGTGTCGCTCAGGCCCATGACGTGACCGCAAAGATCGAGATCAACGAAGGTTATCCGGTCGTGATCAACGCGCAAGAAGCTGTTGATCGCTTCATGAAAACGGCGACGAACGTCCTTGGCCCAGAGTGGGTATCGGATCAAGCCGTCCCAACGATGGGCGGTGAAGACTTTGCCTATTACGGCGATGAATGCCCAGCGTGTTTCTATCAACTCGGCCTAATTCCAGATGGGCAGGATTCTTATCCGAATGTCCACACGCCCACATTTGACTTCAACGATGATGCTATCGCCGTTGGCATAAAAGTGATGGTTGGGCTCGCAACGAGCTAG
- a CDS encoding DUF937 domain-containing protein — protein sequence MKQAGLGDQGGDLMKMIGSHIQGQGGLQGLVEGFSKQGLGDQAASWVGTGENQPISPEQAHGFLGNDFIQNAAKQFGISPDMIAQAASQFIPGMVDKATPGGQIPQGGDIMSALPGMLGGLFGNK from the coding sequence ATGAAACAGGCTGGTCTCGGCGATCAAGGCGGAGATCTGATGAAGATGATTGGTTCCCACATCCAGGGACAAGGGGGGTTGCAAGGCCTTGTGGAAGGGTTCTCAAAGCAAGGTCTTGGTGATCAAGCCGCGTCTTGGGTGGGCACGGGTGAGAACCAGCCGATCTCTCCTGAACAGGCCCATGGCTTTTTGGGCAACGACTTTATACAGAATGCAGCAAAGCAGTTTGGAATTTCTCCAGACATGATCGCCCAGGCAGCATCGCAGTTCATCCCAGGCATGGTGGATAAAGCGACTCCTGGTGGCCAGATTCCTCAAGGCGGCGACATCATGAGCGCGCTCCCAGGAATGCTCGGCGGACTATTCGGCAATAAGTAA
- a CDS encoding sodium-dependent bicarbonate transport family permease, with product MVLAFVLGFVAVLVKSDLKLPSGLYTSISIYLLFAIGLKGGVALSQSNLSTLALPVLATLALSVITPTLAYFVCRKIGNLGRVDSSALAAHYGSVSAVTFIAAITFAQLQNLNPEGYLPALVAILEIPAILFAIGMVMKKEGNKDLRPMIHELLTGKAIILLVGGLLIGWISGPEQIKQVQPLFGDLFKGALTIFLLEMGLVAGARIADLKESKAFLIGMGILLPIVNGALGAYLGTLAGMSVGGAGVLGVMAASASYIAAPAAVRIALPEAKPGLYLTAAIAITFPFNLVLGIPIVFEFAKWFAK from the coding sequence ATGGTGCTGGCCTTCGTTCTCGGTTTTGTGGCGGTACTGGTCAAAAGCGATCTCAAACTCCCGAGCGGTCTTTACACCTCAATCTCCATCTATCTGCTCTTTGCAATCGGCTTGAAAGGTGGTGTTGCCCTCTCCCAATCCAACTTGAGCACGCTCGCTCTCCCGGTCCTAGCGACCCTAGCGCTAAGTGTCATCACACCGACGCTCGCCTATTTCGTCTGCAGGAAAATTGGAAATCTCGGGCGTGTAGATAGCTCCGCCCTGGCCGCACATTACGGTTCCGTGTCGGCAGTGACCTTCATCGCAGCGATCACATTCGCCCAACTCCAAAATCTCAATCCAGAAGGCTATTTGCCGGCTCTCGTGGCCATCCTCGAGATTCCCGCAATCCTGTTCGCGATTGGAATGGTGATGAAGAAGGAGGGCAATAAGGACCTGCGTCCGATGATTCACGAACTTCTCACTGGTAAGGCGATCATTCTGTTGGTCGGAGGATTGTTGATCGGATGGATCAGCGGCCCAGAACAGATCAAACAAGTCCAGCCTCTGTTCGGAGACCTCTTCAAAGGCGCGTTGACGATATTCCTGCTCGAAATGGGCCTCGTCGCTGGTGCTCGAATCGCGGACCTCAAGGAATCCAAGGCGTTCCTGATCGGAATGGGAATCTTGCTTCCGATCGTCAATGGCGCGCTTGGTGCCTATCTCGGGACGCTTGCCGGCATGAGCGTCGGCGGAGCTGGAGTGCTGGGCGTAATGGCCGCGAGCGCTTCCTACATCGCTGCTCCGGCAGCCGTTCGGATCGCGCTTCCAGAAGCAAAGCCCGGCCTCTACTTAACTGCGGCAATTGCGATCACTTTCCCGTTCAACCTCGTGCTCGGGATTCCAATCGTGTTCGAGTTTGCTAAGTGGTTTGCTAAGTAG
- a CDS encoding acyl-CoA/acyl-ACP dehydrogenase encodes MLERALTLLRDQIAPRAEEIDADPAVLAWALKLLGDNELMALRRPHAFGGPEMSEADFRSFQEEVARASGTLAFLQTQHQSAVSLVSKGHNQAIKEEYLPKMHNGERLVGIGFSQLRRPGPPILRAQPTDGGYHLIGEVPWVTGLGYFPEFLVGAQLDSGESVFGLLPFEEAEGICIGPVMELAAMQSANSVAIELDCFLPGERVIDIKPANWIFRNDMINITLQGFFAVGCARAGIDQVRLAEGKRKNLAGKGFADALEAELMECRSRLSTAQTMSEETTEEKLSLRAWAIDLAVRCAHAGIVAVGGSANSLRHPAQRIYREALVFSVSAQTGPIQEATLQRLIRR; translated from the coding sequence ATGTTGGAACGTGCGCTTACTCTTCTTCGTGACCAAATCGCACCGCGGGCAGAAGAAATTGATGCTGATCCGGCCGTTCTGGCTTGGGCATTGAAGCTGCTGGGTGATAACGAACTGATGGCTTTGAGGCGACCACATGCCTTCGGCGGACCAGAGATGAGCGAAGCAGACTTTCGATCTTTCCAGGAAGAAGTCGCTCGCGCGAGTGGGACTTTAGCCTTCCTCCAGACGCAACATCAGAGCGCAGTCAGTTTGGTTTCAAAAGGGCATAACCAGGCGATCAAGGAAGAGTATCTCCCGAAGATGCACAATGGCGAGAGGTTGGTGGGCATCGGGTTTAGCCAGTTGCGCCGTCCTGGTCCTCCAATCTTGCGTGCGCAACCGACTGATGGCGGCTACCATCTGATCGGCGAAGTTCCTTGGGTGACGGGGCTGGGGTATTTCCCTGAGTTTTTGGTTGGGGCGCAACTCGATTCAGGAGAATCGGTGTTCGGATTGCTCCCGTTCGAAGAAGCCGAGGGCATCTGCATTGGGCCGGTGATGGAACTGGCAGCGATGCAATCCGCGAATTCAGTGGCAATCGAATTGGATTGCTTCTTGCCCGGCGAGCGTGTGATCGACATCAAGCCTGCGAACTGGATCTTCCGCAACGACATGATCAACATCACGTTGCAAGGATTCTTTGCGGTGGGATGCGCGCGCGCGGGGATTGATCAGGTTCGACTCGCGGAGGGCAAGCGCAAGAATTTGGCTGGCAAGGGCTTTGCAGACGCGTTGGAAGCGGAATTGATGGAGTGCCGAAGCCGATTGAGCACAGCTCAGACGATGTCCGAGGAAACCACCGAAGAAAAGCTGTCCCTTCGGGCGTGGGCGATCGATCTCGCGGTGCGATGCGCGCACGCAGGAATCGTTGCCGTTGGTGGCAGCGCGAATTCGCTCCGCCACCCAGCACAACGAATCTATCGTGAAGCGTTAGTTTTCAGCGTGAGCGCTCAGACCGGACCGATTCAAGAGGCAACCTTGCAACGCCTTATTCGGCGTTGA